The following proteins come from a genomic window of Aptenodytes patagonicus chromosome W, bAptPat1.pri.cur, whole genome shotgun sequence:
- the LOC143172026 gene encoding AP-4 complex accessory subunit RUSC2-like isoform X2, whose translation MDSSLKLTGETLIVHHVPLVHCQVPDRQCCSMSKRTNPFCQPELGITQTSALPDRDLSQTDSLVYSSFLQASETSAEASDNKEGKARDLIVHRVSKQHNPFLLNEGEDLSIFGDDLGQKSFHLHNSVVAGKPPFHLHELALPPFHLHDSNHIVKSWNMASRSSVVDGQEDKISSDNVQKRNNANQYHQASERMELDECSCHCGSSSSFSFDGGDQEWNQNTGESLRNQDALHRQTCSCYSSELQHCCCYSSSSQPEVIDQQMGYISDSSCNSSDGVLVNFSALYNKMNGHSQSNLNSANLSCDSSFCSHSDTGAFYLDLHSSPTESKMSYESHHPEGSGKVCGCQHSSSPVLDANCNSYHLHCEPCTSESSDLTACFQSQARLVVATQNYYKLVTCDLSSQSSPSPAGSSITSCSEDHTKGSPAQPTEYYLFRRPDLRQEESNDVECSEEEAKGEATQNMIEGQVYVNVSPPNLNTSRQRSRSYDQNLDRSPSSRLGSLERMVSCPVKLSESPAIPIQSSPPKRVTSFAELAKGRKKNSTSPPLQSSGDSSLEFSPIPETQRDCPTFLEERAHRSQSLPPMPFVHSLNRSCEGFCLNHAFGDSQALCSTKDSGSSETVPSGHGAGEQASLSLLMEADASFSGSSASGHGQRDVRAQTDGGGTDSKPVVRYSKDQRPTTLPIQPFVFQHLFSKPPKAHALHSHFASSLSQLYSLSSNWPASQQVSSNSRSSASATSAEQSAAAGSQAHSTLLTQRSVDGAASHNDGCIKKPAPETTRPPPLGSYSPVRCNVPFFQSVDSSSSPTAERAGESQPPRSRSCPISASLLPMRSSPAVSAMQPSQATKADALRQKENPKPVPKKEASLEPSPPLSKYQLHSGSFLPLLVDGMPMSRVGGHADPHWRSGSETSSSGPLSSMGIWPLNANHLSPQALKWREYRWRNPLGLDRVLGLPSLAGSLDRRQQEPQLNRGNPIFELPGTLNTSHFHCKLNAEKPPAEFCLSPDGNTESISIDLLQKKGLVKAINTAVDLIVAHFGTSRDPGVKAKLGNSSVSPNVGHLILKYLCPAVRDILSDGLKAYVLDVIIGQRRNIPWSMVEASTQLGPSTKLLHSLYSKISQYTEFTNHTMRFNAFIFGLLNIRSLEFWFNHLYNHEDIILAHYQPVGFLCLSHSVCQPLFEELLLLLQPLSLLPFNLDLLFEHHLMQMGKEQQQQKELLRVKQDLLLSTHSTLQLMRARGSSEDPYSCSTAPEACKVGARGDDISPGRSPQQAASERVKGVGASCRDGNREEERRKVRESTWEGKKDKQADWWYQLMQSSQIYIEGSAEGSKFIHYEKKAAALNAVPRSAETRKAPLPREGVVEGAEAEGTLEERPKAASKPSPEAMEELLEKPQQVPVGEEVKEWSWPFWMGSPPDSVLTELKRSKEKETGTQQRVGVAAAAPQEESSISVSKGSQPIKWGHLFGSRKVQKEPRQPNRLPSGWLNLDKSMFQLVAQTVGASMWREAAPEPEPPQPEPPEVPPEAWPAWGLSAHPPCEVKALCHHIATEAGQLSFNKGDILQVISKVDGDWLQCSLDSEKGLVPIMYITHPEDEDY comes from the exons ATGGATAGTTCACTCAAACTGACTGGCGAGACGCTGATTGTCCATCACGTTCCCCTGGTGCATTGCCAGGTCCCTGATAGACAGTGCTGCTCCATGAGCAAAAGGACCAACCCCTTCTGCCAGCCAGAGCTAGGCATTACACAGACCTCTGCCCTTCCGGACAGAGACCTTTCACAAACTGACTCCTTGGTGTACAGCAGCTTTCTCCAGGCCTCCGAAACCTCAGCAGAGGCCTCAGACAACAAAGAAGGCAAAGCGAGGGACTTGATTGTCCATAGAGTCAGTAAGCAACACAACCCTTTCCTGCTGAATGAGGGTGAAGATCTCAGCATCTTTGGGGATGACTTGGGTCAAAAATCTTTCCACCTTCACAACTCCGTTGTGGCTGGCAAACCTCCCTTTCATCTGCATGAGCTGGCCTTGCCCCCTTTCCACCTCCATGACTCCAACCACATTGTGAAATCCTGGAACATGGCCAGCCGGTCCAGTGTGGTAGACGGGCAAGAGGACAAAATCAGTAGTGACAACGTCCAGAAGAGGAACAATGCGAACCAGTACCACCAGGCCTCAGAACGCATGGAGCTGGATGAATGCAGCTGCCATTGTggcagctcctccagcttctCTTTTGATGGTGGCGACCAGGAGTGGAACCAGAACACGGGTGAATCGCTGAGGAATCAGGATGCCCTGCACAGACAGACATGTAGCTGTTACAGCTCAGAGCTCCAACACTGTTGCTGCTACAGTTCATCAAGTCAGCCTGAAGTGATTGACCAACAGATGGGCTACATAAGTGACTCTTCCTGCAACAGCTCCGATGGGGTGCTGGTGAACTTCAGTGCTCTCTACAACAAAATGAATGGCCATTCTCAATCTAACCTGAATTCAGCCAACCTGTCCTGTGACTCTTCCttctgcagccactcagacacAGGAGCTTTTTACCTGGATTTGCATTCATCACCCACAGAATCCAAGATGTCTTATGAGTCACATCACCCAGAGGGTTCGGGGAAGGTGTGTGGGTGTCAACACTCCTCCTCACCTGTCCTTGATGCTAACTGTAACTCCTACCACCTCCACTGTGAGCCTTGCACTTCAGAGAGCTCAGATCTCACTGCCTGCTTCCAGAGCCAAGCACGGCTTGTTGTGGCTACTCAGAATTATTATAAGTTAGTCACATGTGACTTGTCTTCCCAGtcatcccccagcccagcaggatcTTCCATAACTAGCTGCTCGGAAGACCATACCAAAGgtagcccagcccagcccactGAATACTATCTGTTTAGAAGGCCTGACCTGAGACAAGAAGAAAGCAATGATGTGGAGTGCAGTGAAGAGGAGGCAAAGGGAGAAGCCACCCAGAACATGATTGAGGGTCAGGTCTATGTGAATGTGTCACCACCTAACCTCAACACAAGCCGGCAGCGCTCCAGGAGCTATGATCAGAACCTGGACAGGAGTCCTAGCAGCAGGCTGGGCTCTTTGGAGCGCATGGTGAGCTGTCCGGTCAAGCTGAGTGAAAGTCCAGCAATACCCATCCAGAGTTCCCCTCCGAAGCGAGTGACATCTTTTGCTGAACTGGctaaaggcaggaaaaagaacAGCACCTCCCCACCACTCCAGTCCAGTGGTGATTCCTCCTTGGAGTTCTCCCCTATCCCTGAGACACAGCGGGATTGCCCAACCTTCCTTGAAGAAAGAGCTCACCGCAGCCAGAGTCTTCCACCCATGCCCTTTGTCCACAGCCTGAACCGGAGCTGCGAGGGCTTCTGTTTGAATCACGCTTTTGGGGACAGCCAGGCTTTGTGTTCCACCAAAGACTCAGGCTCCAGTGAGACTGTCCCCAGTGGGCATGGGGCAGGTGAGCAagcctctctctccctgctgatGGAGGCAGATGCCAGCTTCTCAGGTAGCTCTGCCAGTGGCCACGGACAAAGAGATGTTAGAGCCCAAACAGACG GTGGTGGCACAGACAGCAAACCTGTGGTACGCTACAGCAAGGACCAGCGTCCCACGACTCTGCCCATCCAGCCCTTTGTTTTCCAGCACCTTTTCAGCAAGCCACCCAAGGCCCATGCTCTGCACAGCCATTTTGCCTCCAGCCTTTCCCAACTTTACAGCCTGTCCAGCAACTGGCCTGCCAGCCAGCAGGTCTCCTCCAATTCCCGGTCCTCAGCCTCGGCCACCTCGGCAGAGCAGTCAGCGGCAGCGGGGAGCCAAGCCCATAGCACGCTCCTGACCCAACGCTCAGTGGATGGAGCTGCCTCCCACAATGATGGCTGCATTAAGAAGCCTGCCCCAGAGACAACCCGTCCACCCCCCCTGGGGAGTTACTCTCCTGTGCGATGTAACGTGCCTTTCTTTCAAAGCGTGgactcctcttcctcacccaccGCAGAGAGGGCTGGAGAGAGCCAGCCTCCCAGGAGCAGATCCTGCCCCATCTCTGCCAGCCTGCTTCCCATGAGGTCTTCCCCTGCTGTCAGTGCCATGCAGCCCTCCCAAGCCACCAAAGCTGATGCCCTGAGGCAAAAGGAGAACCCCAAGCCTGTTCCCAAGAAGGAGGCATCGCTGGAGCCAAGCCCACCGCTCTCCAAGTACCAACTCCACAGTGGGTCCTTCCTGCCCCTCTTGGTGGACGGTATGCCCATGAGCAGAGTGGGAGGCCATGCAGATCCCCACTGGAGGAGTGGCAGTGAGACCAGCAGCTCTGGTCCCCTAAGCAGCATGGGAATATGGCCCCTCAATG CAAACCACCTCTCCCCCCAAGCGCTGAAGTGGCGGGAGTACAGGTGGAGGAACCCCCTGGGTCTGGACCGCGTTTTGGGGCTACCCAGCTTAGCAGGCAGCCTAGACAGGAGGCAGCAAGAGCCCCAGCTGAACCGGGGGAACCCCATCTTTGAGCTCCCTGGCACTCTCAACACCAGCCATTTCCACTGCAAGCTGAACG CGGAGAAACCCCCCGCTGAGTTCTGCCTCTCCCCAGATGGCAACACAGAGTCCATCTCCATTGACCTGCTGCAGAAGAAGG GTCTGGTGAAGGCAATCAACACTGCTGTTGACCTGATTGTGGCTCACTTTGGAACCAGCAGGGATCCAGGGGTGAAG GCCAAACTTGGGAATAGCTCCGTGAGCCCCAACGTGGGGCATCTCATCCTGAAATACCTGTGCCCTGCTGTCCGGGACATCCTGAGTGATGGGCTCAAGGCTTATGTCCTGGACGTGATCATTGGCCAGAGGAGGAACATCCCCTGGAGCATGGTGGAGGCATCCACCCAGCTAG GCCCCTCTACCAAGTTGCTGCACAGCCTCTATAGCAAGATCAGCCAGTACACAGAGTTCACCAACCACACCATGAGGTTCAACGCATTCATCTTTGGCCTCCTCAA TATCCGGTCCTTGGAGTTCTGGTTCAACCACCTCTACAACCATGAAG ATATCATCCTAGCACACTACCAGCCGGTAGGCTTCTTGTGCCTGTCTCATAGCGTGTGCCAGCCTCTTTTCGAggagctcctgctcctgctccagcctctctccctgctaCCCTTCAACCTAGACCTCCTTTTTGAGCACCACCTGATGCAGAtggggaaagagcagcagcagcaaaaggagctGCTGCGTGTGAAGCAGGACCTGCTGCTTTCCACACACTCCACCCTGCAGCTGATGCGGGCGCGGGGCAGCAGTGAGGATCCTtacagctgcagcactgccccTGAAGCATGCAAAGTGGGTGCCAGAGGTGATGACATCTCACCAGGCCGCAGCCCCCAGCAAGCTGCGAGTGAGAGGGTCAAGGGGGTGGGGGCCTCCTGCAGAGATGGCAACAGGGAGGAAGAGCGGAGGAAGGTGCGAGAGAGCAcgtgggaagggaagaaggacaAGCAGGCGGACTGGTGGTACCAGCTCATGCAGAGCTCTCAGATTTACATCGAGGGCTCGGCCGAAGGCTCGAAGTTCATCCACTATGAGAAGAAGGCGGCAGCTTTGAATGCTGTGCCCAGGTCAGCGGAGACCCGCAAGGCACCACTCCCCCGCGAAGGGGTGGTGGAGGGTGCAGAGGCTGAGGGTACCTTAGAGGAGAGGCCCAAGGCTGCCAGCAAGCCAAGTCCTGAAGCTATGGAAGAGCTCTTGGAAAAGCCCCAGCAGGTACCGGTCGGCGAAGAGGTGAAGGAATGGAGCTGGCCCTTCTGGATGGGCAGCCCCCCAGACTCAGTGCTTACAGAGCTGAAGCGCAGCAAGGAAAAGGAGACTGGGACTCAGCAAAGAGTGGgagtagcagcagcagccccccaagAGGAGAGCAGCATCAGTGTATCAAAGGGCAGCCAGCCCATCAAGTGGGGACACTTGTTTGGGTCCAGGAAGGTGCAAAAAGAGCCCAGGCAGCCTAATAG GTTGCCCTCTGGCTGGCTGAACTTGGATAAGTCCATGTTCCAGCTGGTGGCCCAGACGGTCGGGGCAAGCATGTGGCGAGAAGCAGCCCCTGAGCCGGAGCCCCCCCAGCCAGAGCCACCTGAAGTGCCCCCTGAGGCATGGCCAGCCTGGGGGCTGTCTGCCCACCCTCCCTG TGAGGTGAAAGCTCTTTGCCATCACATTGCCACTGAGGCAGGACAGCTGAGCTTCAACAAGGGGGACATCCTGCAGGTCATCTCCAAGGTGGATGGTGACTGGCTGCAGTGCAGCCTCGACTCCGAGAAGGGACTGGTGCCCATCATGTACATCACCCACCCGGAGGATGAGGACTATTGA